AAATTCAATTTTGTTTTGTCATGTCAGTTCTTGGTTCTTTGTATCAATCATCCGGCCACTATACTGCCAGTTTTGCCATTTCGCTGTTGGCCTTGTCTATGGCCGGCTCACCACTCAAGAGACCTTCCGAGAGCCCACCACTCAAAAGAGCTTCTTGTCTTCCCTCaccttcatcctcatcctcaccctcaccctcttctccttcctcttcttcactatcctcatcaccatcctcatcgtagtcgtcatcgtcatcctcgttTGCCCCCTCTTGACCTTCCTTGTCCGTCTTTTTATCTTTGATTGCTGCCTCAAGAtctttcaacatcttcttggtGAAGCCTGATGCTTCAACGGTAGCATCCAACCGCTTCAGACCACCCTTTCCAACAGTCTTCTTTGCGTCCTTGAAAAAAGGCCCTGGTTGGGAGGGTGTGAAATGAAATCGTCGTAAAAAGAAACGCTTAATGCAGTTTACATCTCGATCAAAGTACATCTCGGCATTGACATGCTCCATGGAAACCATCTGTGGAAAATCAATGATAACTGGCTCGAGTACGATAGACTCTGTGCCGTCCTCGGCTGTTGATTTAATCTCCTTGACTAGGATATTAAACTCGTTATAATCGCCGTGAATCAGGCCATGGCTTGCTAGGCGTAGGATGAGGGAGATGAGATCTGCGTAGAGCGAGGCCGGGTCGGGAACCTCGCTGATTTGTCGGAGAGGGAATGCGTCTACCAGGGACATGACGATGGTATGTCTGGATTGTGCCAGCGGCACCGGCACAGGAAAGCCTTCCTCGTGAAGCGCATTCATGAAGGCGTATTCCTTCATGGCGGCGAGCCTTGAGAGATACATCCACGACTGGGCATTGCGGTTCTTTAGGTAGTCTCGGTTTGATTTGACTGTTCGGAAAGATATTCGCCCAAGGCGATGGATCTTGAGTACACACTGCTTGCCGGAGTGATCTGCGACAACCATGATgtcgctctcttttcctaCGCCGATTCGGTTGCCGACGCTGTAGACATCCTTGCGGCTGGCGTGGGTGTGTAGCGCGAGGTAGTCGAGTCCACCGTATGTCAGGCGATATCCGTCGTATTTGGCTTCCTTGACACGGGCGATGAGGCCGACCTTGGCGAGAGCTGATATGCTCCTGTGGACGCCGCTTACGCCGCCTCGAAGGCGGGCCAGCTTTTCTATTAGAGGAGTTGGAACGATCTCGTGGTTTTT
This genomic stretch from Trichoderma breve strain T069 chromosome 1, whole genome shotgun sequence harbors:
- a CDS encoding RIO1 family domain-containing protein, translating into MKLDTRAMRHLAAEDWRVLTAVEMGSKNHEIVPTPLIEKLARLRGGEAKYDGYRLTYGGLDYLALHTHASRKDVYSVGNRIGVGKESDIMVVADHSGKQCVLKIHRLGRISFRTVKSNRDYLKNRNAQSWMYLSRLAAMKEYAFMNALHEEGFPVPVPLAQSRHTIVMSLVDAFPLRQISEVPDPASLYADLISLILRLASHGLIHGDYNEFNILVKEIKSTAEDGTESIVLEPVIIDFPQMVSMEHVNAEMYFDRDVNCIKRFFLRRFHFTPSQPGPFFKDAKKTVGKGGLKRLDATVEASGFTKKMLKDLEAAIKDKKTDKEGQEGANEDDDDDYDEDGDEDSEEEEGEEGEGEDEDEGLLSGEPAIDKANSEMAKLAV